A genomic stretch from Enterobacter dykesii includes:
- a CDS encoding ABC transporter ATP-binding protein has translation MTESVLSIEDLHLSFPIFRGEVHALNHVSLEIGRGEIVGVVGESGSGKSVTAMLAMRLLPQGSYRIHHGQVKLLGENVLTASEKQLRQWRGARVAMIFQEPMTALNPTRRIGKQMVEVIRQHQPLSRREAQQKAITLLEEMQIPDAKQVMARYPFELSGGMRQRVMIALAFSCEPELIIADEPTTALDVTVQLQVLRLLKHKARASGTSVLFISHDMAVVSQLCDRMYVMYAGSVIESGATQTLIDHPVHPYSIGLLRCAPEHGQPRAPLPAIPGTVPNLSQLPPGCAFRERCFAAGAKCSETPRLAPTGAEGQQAACWYPQREKYHD, from the coding sequence ATGACCGAATCGGTACTGAGTATTGAAGACCTGCACCTGAGCTTCCCGATATTTCGCGGTGAGGTCCACGCGCTGAACCACGTCTCGCTGGAGATCGGCAGGGGCGAAATCGTCGGCGTGGTGGGCGAGTCGGGATCGGGTAAATCCGTGACCGCCATGCTCGCCATGCGGCTGCTGCCGCAAGGAAGCTACCGCATTCATCACGGTCAGGTGAAGTTACTAGGTGAAAACGTCCTGACGGCGTCCGAGAAGCAGCTTCGCCAGTGGCGCGGTGCGCGAGTGGCGATGATTTTTCAGGAGCCCATGACCGCCCTCAACCCGACGCGGCGGATTGGCAAACAGATGGTGGAGGTGATCCGCCAGCATCAGCCGCTCTCGCGGCGCGAGGCGCAGCAGAAGGCGATTACCCTGCTGGAAGAGATGCAAATCCCGGACGCGAAGCAGGTCATGGCGCGTTATCCGTTTGAACTCTCCGGCGGCATGCGCCAGCGGGTGATGATCGCCCTTGCCTTCTCCTGCGAGCCGGAGCTGATCATCGCCGACGAACCGACCACCGCGCTGGACGTTACCGTCCAGCTCCAGGTGCTGCGCCTGCTGAAGCATAAGGCGCGGGCCAGCGGGACCTCGGTGCTGTTTATCAGCCACGACATGGCCGTGGTGTCGCAGCTATGCGACAGAATGTACGTGATGTACGCGGGCAGCGTGATCGAGAGCGGTGCCACGCAAACGCTGATCGACCATCCCGTGCATCCCTACTCCATCGGCCTGCTGCGGTGCGCGCCGGAACACGGCCAGCCGCGCGCCCCGCTTCCCGCCATCCCCGGCACGGTGCCCAACCTCAGCCAGCTCCCGCCGGGATGCGCGTTCCGCGAGCGCTGCTTTGCCGCCGGGGCGAAATGCAGCGAAACGCCGCGCTTAGCGCCCACTGGTGCAGAAGGCCAACAGGCTGCCTGCTGGTATCCGCAACGGGAGAAATACCATGACTGA
- the bdm gene encoding biofilm-dependent modulation protein: protein MFTYYPANTAAAQPELVNAIAQGLHAEHGAVTEDDILMELTKWVESTDNDILSDIYQQTINYVISGQNAPL from the coding sequence ATGTTTACTTATTACCCGGCTAATACTGCAGCAGCACAACCTGAACTCGTTAACGCGATTGCGCAGGGTCTTCACGCCGAGCACGGTGCTGTGACTGAAGATGACATTTTGATGGAACTGACCAAATGGGTGGAATCCACGGATAATGACATCCTCAGTGACATCTACCAGCAGACCATTAACTACGTCATCAGCGGGCAAAACGCACCCTTGTAA
- a CDS encoding LysR family transcriptional regulator, with amino-acid sequence MDQLMAMRAFTRVVESGSFTRAADSLNMPIATLSKLVKSLEAHLEIRLLHRTTRRVVATPEGMEYYEKALRVLIDIEDIDTSFRVSRATPKGHLRVDVGGSTARDVLIPLLPDFMQRYPEIRIDLGVADRPVDLISGNVDCVIRGGPLDDSTLIARHLGNAEMVTCATPGYLRNHGVPAYPQELRNGHKLISYLSPVTGRPFPFRFRQKGEALEINIPHYLGVNESNAHLAAAAAGLGIVQTFEYSAKSYLQAGTLAAILGDWRPAAYPFHVVYPQNRHLTHRLKVFIAWLAEVFPAALKG; translated from the coding sequence ATGGACCAGCTCATGGCGATGCGCGCCTTTACGCGGGTCGTAGAGTCCGGCAGCTTTACCCGCGCGGCGGACTCGCTGAATATGCCGATCGCCACGCTGAGCAAACTGGTTAAATCGCTTGAGGCGCACCTGGAGATACGCCTTCTGCACCGCACCACTCGCCGGGTGGTCGCGACGCCTGAAGGGATGGAATACTATGAAAAAGCGCTCAGGGTGCTGATTGATATCGAAGATATCGACACCTCGTTTCGCGTTTCCCGCGCGACGCCAAAAGGTCATTTGCGGGTTGACGTGGGCGGATCCACCGCCCGGGACGTGCTCATTCCCCTGCTGCCGGATTTTATGCAGCGCTATCCGGAGATCCGCATCGACCTTGGCGTGGCCGACCGGCCGGTCGATCTCATCAGCGGTAACGTAGACTGCGTGATCCGCGGCGGTCCGCTGGACGATTCAACCCTCATCGCCCGTCATCTCGGTAACGCCGAAATGGTCACCTGCGCGACGCCGGGTTACCTGAGAAATCACGGCGTTCCGGCCTATCCGCAGGAGCTGCGCAACGGCCACAAGCTGATTAGCTATCTCTCGCCCGTCACCGGACGGCCGTTTCCGTTTCGCTTCCGGCAGAAAGGCGAGGCGCTGGAAATCAACATTCCGCACTATCTCGGCGTCAATGAAAGTAATGCCCATCTGGCGGCTGCCGCGGCGGGGCTGGGGATCGTTCAAACCTTTGAGTATTCGGCAAAGTCGTATCTGCAGGCGGGAACGCTGGCGGCTATCCTGGGCGACTGGCGCCCTGCCGCGTATCCGTTTCATGTGGTTTACCCGCAGAACCGGCATTTGACGCACCGCCTGAAGGTGTTTATCGCCTGGCTGGCGGAGGTGTTCCCCGCCGCGCTGAAGGGATAG
- a CDS encoding Vmh family MBL fold metallo-hydrolase: MKFTHLALLSTLFTPAVFAAPLTIDTWNPQEKGIFPVSSTLVSGPKEAVLFDAQFSVKDGEALVEKIRRSGKTLNKIVITSGDPDFYFGLQPLVKAFPNAKVVATQHVVDHIKATKDAKLAFWGPQMKDGAPTELVVPQVLASTTFMVDGEKIDIEQPDSYAAYVWIPSAKTILGGTGVAWGIHVWTADTQTPESRKQWQETLENMAAHKPERVIPGHYLGTPPAGTGAIDFTRDYLQRFEKALAAHKDSAGVISTLKKQYPGLADESSLELSAKVNTGEMKW, translated from the coding sequence ATGAAATTCACTCACCTTGCCCTGCTTTCCACCCTTTTCACGCCGGCTGTTTTTGCCGCGCCGTTAACCATTGATACCTGGAACCCGCAGGAAAAAGGCATTTTCCCGGTCTCCTCCACGCTGGTTTCCGGCCCGAAAGAGGCGGTGCTGTTTGACGCGCAGTTCAGCGTGAAGGATGGCGAAGCGCTGGTAGAGAAAATTCGCCGCAGCGGTAAAACACTGAATAAGATTGTGATCACCTCCGGCGATCCGGATTTCTATTTTGGCCTGCAGCCGCTGGTCAAAGCCTTCCCGAATGCCAAAGTGGTGGCCACGCAGCATGTGGTTGACCATATTAAAGCCACCAAAGACGCCAAGCTCGCCTTCTGGGGGCCGCAGATGAAGGACGGCGCGCCAACGGAGCTGGTCGTCCCGCAGGTGCTTGCCTCCACCACGTTCATGGTTGACGGGGAAAAGATCGACATCGAACAGCCAGACAGCTATGCGGCGTATGTGTGGATCCCGTCGGCAAAAACGATCCTCGGCGGCACCGGGGTAGCCTGGGGTATTCACGTCTGGACGGCAGACACCCAGACGCCGGAAAGCCGCAAGCAGTGGCAGGAAACGCTGGAGAATATGGCCGCTCACAAACCTGAGCGCGTGATACCGGGCCACTACCTGGGCACTCCACCAGCGGGTACTGGCGCGATTGATTTTACCCGCGACTATCTGCAGCGCTTTGAAAAGGCTTTAGCCGCGCATAAAGATTCCGCAGGCGTCATCAGCACCCTGAAAAAACAGTATCCAGGCCTGGCTGATGAGAGCTCGCTGGAATTAAGCGCCAAAGTGAACACTGGCGAAATGAAGTGGTAA
- a CDS encoding ABC transporter permease has translation MTFWSIVRQRCWGLILVVAGVCIITFIISHLIPGDPARLLAGDRASDEIVQNIRQQLGLDRPLYVQFGRYVDALAHGDLGTSIRTGRPVAEDLKAFFPATLELAFCSLLLALVIGVPLGILSAVYRNRWLDHLVRLMAMTGISTPAFWLGLGVIVLFYGHLQILPGGGRLDDWLDPPTRVTGFYLLDALLEGNGEVFFNALQHLILPSLTLAFVHLGIVARQVRSAMLEQLSEDYIRTARASGLPGWYIVLRYALPNAMIPSITVLGLALGDLLYGAVLTETVFAWPGMGAWVVTSIQALDFPAVMGFAVVVSLAYVLVNLVVDLLYLWIDPRIGRGGAE, from the coding sequence ATGACGTTCTGGAGCATAGTGCGCCAGCGCTGCTGGGGGTTAATCCTGGTGGTGGCCGGTGTCTGTATTATCACCTTTATTATTTCACACCTGATCCCCGGCGATCCGGCCCGTCTGCTGGCCGGCGACCGCGCCAGCGACGAAATCGTGCAGAACATCCGCCAGCAGCTAGGGCTGGATCGGCCGCTGTACGTTCAGTTTGGCCGCTACGTGGACGCTCTGGCCCACGGTGATCTAGGCACGTCCATCCGTACCGGACGCCCGGTTGCGGAAGACCTGAAGGCCTTTTTCCCCGCTACGCTGGAGCTGGCCTTTTGTTCTCTGCTGCTGGCACTGGTCATCGGCGTGCCGCTGGGGATTTTGTCGGCGGTCTACCGCAACCGCTGGCTGGATCACCTGGTGCGTTTAATGGCGATGACCGGGATCTCCACGCCGGCCTTCTGGCTCGGGCTGGGCGTCATCGTGCTGTTCTACGGGCACCTGCAGATCCTGCCGGGCGGCGGCAGGCTGGACGACTGGCTCGATCCGCCGACGCGCGTCACCGGCTTTTATCTGCTGGACGCGCTGCTGGAGGGCAACGGTGAGGTCTTTTTCAACGCGCTTCAGCACCTGATTTTACCCTCGCTGACGCTGGCGTTTGTTCACCTGGGCATCGTGGCGCGCCAGGTCCGCTCGGCGATGCTGGAGCAGCTCAGCGAGGACTACATCCGCACCGCGCGGGCCAGCGGCCTGCCCGGCTGGTATATCGTCCTGCGCTACGCCCTGCCGAATGCGATGATCCCGTCCATCACCGTGCTCGGGCTGGCGCTGGGCGATCTGCTTTACGGCGCCGTGCTGACCGAAACCGTCTTTGCCTGGCCGGGCATGGGCGCCTGGGTGGTGACGTCCATTCAGGCGCTCGATTTCCCTGCCGTGATGGGCTTTGCCGTCGTCGTTTCGCTGGCCTACGTGCTGGTTAATCTGGTGGTCGATCTGCTTTACCTGTGGATTGACCCGCGAATCGGGCGCGGAGGTGCCGAATGA
- the sra gene encoding stationary-phase-induced ribosome-associated protein, whose product MKSNRQARHILGLNYKLSNQRKVVIEGDHETQVTHATGRKRHAGK is encoded by the coding sequence ATGAAATCGAACCGTCAGGCACGCCATATTCTGGGACTGAACTACAAGCTTTCCAATCAGCGTAAAGTGGTGATTGAAGGCGACCACGAAACGCAGGTCACTCACGCCACGGGCAGAAAACGCCACGCGGGCAAGTAA
- the ddpC gene encoding D,D-dipeptide ABC transporter permease yields the protein MMLTQETPVPAKTAGQRINWAKLFWMLRQSPLTIVGGVIMIAMLFLMVASPWIVPHDPNALDLTARLQAPSAQHWFGTDEVGRDLFSRVLAGSQQSITAGLAVVAIAGGIGSLLGCLSGVLGGRGDAVIMRVMDIMLSIPSLVLTMALAAALGPSLFNAMLAIAIVRIPFYVRLARGQTLVVRQFTYVQAARTFGASRWHLIRWHILRNALPPLIVQASLDIGSAILMAATLGFIGLGAQQPTAEWGAMVAVGRNYVLDQWWYCAFPGAAILITAVGFNLFGDGIRDLLDPKSGGKQ from the coding sequence ATGATGTTAACGCAGGAAACGCCCGTCCCGGCTAAAACCGCCGGACAACGCATCAACTGGGCAAAGCTGTTCTGGATGCTGCGTCAAAGCCCGCTCACCATCGTTGGCGGCGTCATTATGATTGCGATGCTCTTCCTGATGGTGGCCTCGCCGTGGATCGTGCCGCATGACCCGAACGCGCTGGATTTGACCGCACGCCTGCAGGCGCCGTCTGCGCAACACTGGTTTGGTACCGATGAGGTGGGACGCGATCTGTTCAGCCGCGTGCTGGCGGGCAGCCAGCAGTCGATTACCGCCGGGCTGGCGGTGGTGGCGATTGCGGGCGGCATCGGCTCGCTTCTGGGCTGTCTGTCCGGCGTGCTGGGCGGGCGCGGCGACGCCGTCATCATGCGGGTGATGGACATTATGCTCTCGATACCTTCCCTGGTGCTGACCATGGCGCTGGCCGCCGCGCTCGGGCCGAGCCTGTTCAACGCCATGCTTGCGATTGCGATTGTCCGCATCCCGTTTTACGTCCGCCTGGCCCGCGGGCAAACCCTGGTGGTGCGCCAGTTTACCTACGTCCAGGCCGCCCGCACCTTTGGCGCGTCCCGCTGGCATTTGATCCGCTGGCATATCCTGCGCAACGCCCTTCCGCCGCTGATCGTGCAGGCTTCGCTGGACATCGGCAGCGCCATTCTGATGGCCGCCACGCTGGGGTTTATCGGCCTGGGCGCGCAGCAGCCGACTGCCGAATGGGGCGCGATGGTGGCCGTTGGCCGGAACTACGTCCTGGACCAGTGGTGGTACTGCGCCTTTCCCGGTGCGGCGATTTTGATTACCGCCGTAGGCTTTAACCTGTTTGGCGACGGTATCCGCGATCTGCTGGACCCGAAATCGGGAGGGAAACAGTAA
- a CDS encoding LysR family transcriptional regulator translates to MDRVIAAQVYNRICELGSLSAAARALGISRPMVSRYLEQMEKWAGTRLVNRSTRKLTLTAAGEKVLQKTRTLSQISQEIEGQSEKDLPSGTLRVACAHFTAMHLIAPILPELLSRYPQLRIELDVNNHPVSLVGERIDVAVRITDNPEPGMIARRLGECRSVLCASPAYLAQHGTPVSPEELAQHNCLHYSFFAGQSWHFLTPEGESLSVAVSGNLSASISSLLMDAAIKHCGIAMLPEREASAALEQGLLVPVLEALEPKALAIHGIYQSREYQPAALRVFLDELSRYLA, encoded by the coding sequence ATGGATCGCGTTATCGCCGCTCAGGTCTACAACCGGATATGCGAGCTGGGCAGTTTGAGCGCGGCGGCCCGCGCGTTGGGCATTTCCCGACCGATGGTGAGCCGCTACCTTGAACAAATGGAGAAGTGGGCGGGTACGCGGCTGGTAAACCGCTCCACGCGCAAGCTGACGCTGACCGCTGCAGGAGAAAAGGTGCTGCAAAAAACCCGGACGCTCTCGCAGATTTCGCAGGAAATCGAGGGCCAGTCGGAGAAGGATCTGCCGTCCGGCACGCTGCGGGTGGCCTGCGCCCATTTTACCGCCATGCACCTCATTGCGCCGATCCTGCCTGAGCTGCTCTCGCGCTACCCGCAGCTGCGCATCGAGCTGGACGTGAACAACCACCCGGTGAGCCTGGTGGGAGAGCGCATTGATGTCGCCGTGCGCATTACCGACAACCCCGAACCCGGCATGATTGCCCGCCGGCTGGGGGAATGTCGCTCGGTGCTCTGCGCCTCGCCGGCGTATCTGGCACAGCACGGTACCCCCGTCAGCCCCGAAGAGTTAGCGCAGCACAACTGCCTGCACTACAGCTTTTTTGCCGGGCAGTCCTGGCACTTCCTGACGCCGGAAGGGGAAAGCCTGAGCGTGGCCGTCAGCGGCAACCTGAGCGCCAGCATCTCTTCGCTGCTGATGGACGCGGCGATCAAGCACTGCGGTATCGCCATGCTGCCGGAGCGCGAAGCGTCTGCCGCGCTGGAACAGGGATTGCTGGTGCCGGTACTGGAGGCGCTTGAGCCGAAAGCGCTTGCCATCCATGGCATTTATCAGTCCCGGGAATACCAGCCTGCCGCGCTGCGCGTGTTCCTTGACGAACTGTCGCGCTACCTGGCATAA
- a CDS encoding NAD-dependent malic enzyme: MDNKLKKHRSLYIPYAGPVLLEFPLLNKGSAFSMEERSSFNLLGLLPEVVETIEEQAERAWIQYQGFKTEIDKHIYLRNIQDTNETLFYRLVQNHLEEMMPVIYTPTVGAACERFSEIYRRSRGVFISYQNRHNMDDILQNVPNHNIKVIVVTDGERILGLGDQGIGGMGIPIGKLSLYTACGGISPAYTLPVVLDVGTNNQQLLNDPLYMGWRHPRITDDEYYQFVDDFIQAVKHRWPDVLLQFEDFAQKNAMPLLNRYRDEICSFNDDIQGTAAVTVGTLIAASRAAGSQLSYQKIVFLGAGSAGCGIAEQIIAQTQREGLSEELARSRVFMVDRFGLLTDAMPNLLPFQNKLVQKRENLKNWDTDNEVLSLLDVVRNVKPDILIGVSGQTGLFTEEIIREMHKHCERPIVMPLSNPTSRVEATPQDIIAWTEGNALVATGSPFDPVVWKDKTYPIAQCNNSYIFPGIGLGVIASGASRITDEMLMSASETLAGYSPLVNNGEGLVLPELKDIHKVSRAIAFAVGKMAQQQGVAVKTSADALQQAIDDNFWKPEYRSYRRTSI; encoded by the coding sequence ATGGACAACAAACTGAAAAAACATCGTTCCTTATACATCCCATACGCCGGACCGGTTTTACTCGAATTCCCCCTGCTCAACAAAGGCAGCGCCTTCAGCATGGAAGAGCGCAGCAGCTTTAACCTGCTGGGTTTACTGCCCGAAGTGGTTGAAACCATTGAAGAACAGGCGGAGCGCGCGTGGATCCAGTATCAGGGTTTCAAAACCGAAATCGACAAGCACATCTACCTGCGCAACATTCAGGACACCAATGAAACCCTCTTCTATCGCCTGGTGCAGAACCATCTTGAAGAGATGATGCCGGTGATCTACACCCCGACGGTGGGTGCGGCCTGCGAGCGTTTCTCAGAGATCTACCGTCGTTCACGCGGGGTATTCATCTCCTATCAGAACCGTCACAACATGGACGATATTCTGCAGAACGTGCCGAACCACAATATCAAAGTGATTGTGGTGACCGACGGCGAACGTATTCTCGGCCTCGGCGACCAGGGCATTGGCGGGATGGGGATCCCAATCGGTAAGCTCTCACTCTACACCGCCTGCGGCGGCATCAGCCCGGCGTATACCCTGCCGGTAGTGCTGGACGTCGGCACCAACAACCAGCAGTTGCTCAACGATCCGCTCTATATGGGCTGGCGCCATCCGCGCATCACCGACGACGAGTACTATCAGTTTGTCGACGACTTCATCCAGGCCGTGAAGCACCGCTGGCCGGACGTTCTGCTGCAGTTTGAAGACTTCGCGCAGAAAAACGCGATGCCGCTACTGAACCGCTATCGCGATGAGATCTGCTCCTTTAACGACGACATCCAGGGCACCGCGGCCGTGACCGTGGGTACGCTTATCGCCGCCAGCCGCGCAGCCGGCAGCCAGCTGAGCTACCAGAAAATCGTCTTCCTGGGCGCAGGCTCTGCGGGCTGTGGTATCGCCGAGCAGATCATCGCCCAGACGCAGCGCGAAGGCTTAAGCGAAGAGCTGGCCCGCTCCCGCGTCTTTATGGTTGACCGTTTCGGCCTGCTGACCGACGCTATGCCGAACCTGCTGCCGTTCCAGAACAAGCTGGTGCAGAAGCGCGAGAACCTGAAAAACTGGGATACCGACAACGAAGTCCTGTCCCTGCTGGACGTGGTGCGCAACGTGAAGCCGGATATTCTGATCGGCGTTTCCGGGCAAACCGGCCTCTTCACCGAAGAGATTATTCGCGAGATGCACAAGCACTGCGAGCGCCCTATCGTGATGCCGCTTTCTAACCCGACCTCCCGCGTGGAAGCGACGCCGCAGGACATCATCGCCTGGACCGAAGGTAACGCGCTGGTCGCGACCGGCAGCCCGTTCGACCCGGTGGTGTGGAAGGATAAAACCTATCCGATTGCCCAGTGCAACAACTCTTACATCTTCCCGGGCATTGGGCTGGGCGTGATCGCTTCCGGCGCGTCCCGCATTACCGATGAGATGCTGATGTCGGCGAGCGAAACCCTTGCGGGCTACTCGCCGCTGGTCAACAACGGTGAAGGGCTGGTGCTGCCGGAGCTGAAAGACATTCACAAGGTGTCGCGCGCTATCGCGTTTGCGGTAGGTAAAATGGCGCAGCAGCAGGGCGTGGCGGTGAAAACCTCTGCCGACGCGCTGCAGCAGGCCATCGACGACAACTTCTGGAAACCTGAATACCGCAGCTATCGCCGTACCTCGATTTAA
- a CDS encoding ABC transporter ATP-binding protein, which produces MTDVLLELDSVHVNFAARKNWLGRVTEQVHALNGLDLQIRRGETLGIVGESGCGKSTLAQLLMGMLKPSTGACQRAHHAGGMQMVFQDPLSSLDPRLPVWRIITEPVWVQKRSSERARRQLAENLALQVGIRPEYLDRLPHAFSGGQRQRIAIARALSSDPDIIVLDEPTSALDISVQAQILNLLVTLQQQRNLTYVLISHNVSVVRHMSDRVAVMYLGQIVELGSAAQVLGEPRHPYTRLLLDSVPRTGEPLDENLALRKTELPGNRHLPEGCFFRDRCPMAAQGCEHPQPLQPSREGRDVRCWRSLG; this is translated from the coding sequence ATGACTGATGTACTGCTGGAACTGGATAGCGTGCACGTGAACTTTGCGGCGCGCAAAAACTGGCTGGGGCGCGTGACGGAACAGGTCCATGCCCTCAACGGGCTCGATCTTCAGATCCGTCGGGGGGAAACGCTGGGCATTGTCGGGGAATCAGGCTGCGGGAAAAGCACGCTGGCCCAGCTGCTGATGGGCATGCTTAAGCCCAGCACCGGCGCGTGCCAGCGGGCGCACCACGCGGGCGGCATGCAGATGGTGTTTCAGGATCCGCTCTCCTCGCTCGACCCGCGATTGCCGGTCTGGCGCATCATCACCGAGCCGGTGTGGGTGCAAAAACGCAGCAGCGAGCGCGCGCGCCGTCAGCTGGCTGAAAACCTGGCGCTGCAGGTTGGCATTCGCCCGGAATATCTCGACAGGCTTCCGCACGCATTCTCCGGCGGGCAGCGCCAGCGCATCGCCATCGCCCGGGCGCTCTCGTCCGACCCCGATATTATCGTGCTTGATGAACCCACCAGCGCGCTGGATATCTCCGTGCAGGCGCAGATCCTCAACCTGCTGGTGACCCTGCAGCAGCAGCGTAATCTGACCTACGTGTTAATCTCGCATAACGTCTCGGTGGTCAGACACATGAGCGACCGCGTGGCGGTGATGTACCTCGGGCAGATTGTGGAGCTGGGCAGCGCCGCGCAGGTGCTTGGCGAGCCGCGCCATCCCTACACCCGTCTGCTGCTCGACTCGGTTCCCCGCACCGGTGAACCGCTGGATGAAAATCTGGCCTTGCGCAAAACGGAGCTTCCCGGCAACCGTCACCTGCCCGAGGGCTGTTTTTTCCGCGACCGTTGCCCGATGGCAGCGCAGGGGTGTGAGCATCCCCAGCCGTTACAGCCCTCTCGCGAGGGCCGTGACGTCCGCTGCTGGCGCAGTCTGGGTTAG
- a CDS encoding SDR family NAD(P)-dependent oxidoreductase: protein MNTTLSGKIALVTGGSTGIGLATAQELAAQGAKVYITGRRQAELDAAVAEIASTAVGIRADVSKLADLDEVYARIAKEEGRLDILFANAGGGDMLPLGAITEEQFDRIFGTNVRGVLFTVQKALPLLSTGSSIILTGSTVSIKGTANFSVYSASKAAVRNFARSWALDLQGRGIRVNVVSPGPIKTPGLGDLVPEEHRQGLYDALAAQVPLGRLGAPGEVGKAVAFLASDAASFINATELFVDGGMAQI from the coding sequence ATGAACACGACTCTCTCAGGAAAAATCGCACTGGTCACCGGCGGCAGCACCGGTATCGGTCTTGCCACGGCGCAGGAGCTGGCGGCACAGGGCGCGAAGGTGTATATCACCGGTCGTCGTCAGGCCGAGCTTGACGCGGCGGTCGCAGAAATTGCTTCAACGGCAGTGGGCATTCGCGCGGACGTCTCTAAGCTTGCCGATCTGGATGAGGTTTATGCCCGGATAGCCAAAGAAGAAGGCCGCCTCGATATTCTGTTCGCCAATGCCGGTGGCGGCGATATGCTGCCGCTGGGCGCGATCACCGAAGAGCAGTTTGACAGGATTTTTGGCACCAACGTTCGCGGGGTGCTGTTTACGGTGCAGAAGGCGCTGCCGCTGCTATCCACCGGTTCGTCGATTATTCTGACCGGCTCGACGGTGTCGATTAAAGGGACGGCCAACTTCAGCGTCTACAGCGCCAGCAAGGCCGCCGTGCGCAACTTTGCCCGCTCCTGGGCGCTGGATTTGCAGGGCCGCGGAATCCGCGTCAACGTGGTAAGCCCGGGCCCGATCAAAACCCCGGGTCTCGGCGATCTGGTGCCGGAAGAGCACCGTCAGGGTCTGTACGACGCGCTGGCCGCTCAGGTACCGCTTGGGCGCTTAGGCGCGCCGGGCGAGGTGGGGAAAGCGGTGGCGTTTCTGGCCTCCGACGCGGCCAGCTTTATTAACGCCACCGAGCTGTTTGTGGACGGCGGAATGGCCCAAATCTAA
- a CDS encoding OsmC family protein: protein MTIHKHGSAHWSGDIKRGKGTVSTESGVLNQQPYGFNTRFEGEKGTNPEELIGAAHAACFSMALSLMLGEAGYTADSIDTTADVSLDKTDGGFAITKVALNSKVTVPGIAPQQFDGIIQKAKAGCPVSQLLKAEITLDYKLN, encoded by the coding sequence ATGACTATTCATAAGCACGGTTCGGCACACTGGTCTGGCGACATTAAGCGCGGAAAAGGAACGGTTTCCACCGAGAGCGGCGTTCTCAATCAGCAGCCTTATGGTTTCAATACCCGCTTTGAGGGGGAAAAGGGGACCAACCCCGAAGAGCTGATCGGCGCGGCACACGCGGCCTGTTTCTCAATGGCGCTGTCGCTGATGCTCGGGGAAGCGGGCTATACCGCCGATTCCATTGATACCACCGCGGACGTCTCTCTGGATAAAACCGACGGCGGCTTTGCCATCACTAAGGTTGCCCTGAATAGCAAGGTGACCGTTCCAGGCATTGCCCCGCAGCAGTTCGACGGCATTATTCAGAAAGCAAAAGCGGGCTGTCCGGTCTCGCAACTCCTGAAAGCCGAGATTACCCTGGACTATAAGCTCAATTAA